The genomic region CCCATCATCGACATCCTCGAGCAGACCCCGCCGATACCCGAGGGCTGCCAGTGGGGGCTCTTCCTGCGCAACCACGACGAGCTGACCCTGGAGATGGTCACCGACGAGGAGCGCGATTACATGTACCGCGTCTATGCCCGGGACCCCCGCGCCCGGATCAACCTCGGCATCCGGCGCCGGCTGGCGCCGCTCATGGGGAACGACCGTCGGAAGATCGAGCTGATGAACGTCCTCCTCTTTACCCTCCCCGGGACGCCGATCCTCTATTACGGCGACGAGATCGGCATGGGCGACAACTACTACCTGGGGGACCGCGACGGGGTGCGCACCCCGATGCAGTGGAGCCCGGACCGCAACGCCGGTTTTTCCATGAGCAACCCGCAGCGCCTCTTCCTGCCGGTCATCATCGATCCCGAATACCATTTTGAAGCCGTCAGCGTCGAGACCCAGGCCCGCAACCCGGCCTCACTGCTGTGGTGGATGCGCCGGATGATCGCCCTGCGCCGGCAGTTCAAGGCCTTCGGCCGGGGGAGCATCGAATTTCTGACCCAGGACAACCCCAAGGTTCTGGTCTTCGTCCGCCGCTGTGAGGAAGAGACCATCCTGGTCCTGATCAACCTCTCCCGCTTCTCCCAGGCGGTGGAAATCAATCACCCCCGTTTCGCCGGTTTTGTCCCGGAAGATATGTTCAGCCGCAACCGGTTTCCCGTCCTCAGGGAGTCGCCGTACGTGATCCTCCTGGGCGGGCATGACTACCACCTTCTGCTGATGCGAAGGGAAGCGGCGGCAGTCACCCGGAAAGAAGAAGTTCTGGTCCCTGAAATCTCGGTCGAACACCGGTGGGAAGACGTCCTGGAGGGGAAGCCGCTGGAGCGCCTGGAGCAGGCGATCCTGCCGGACTATCTGAAGAAGCGCCGCTGGTTCGGGGGAAAGGGGCGCACCATCAACAGGCTCTCGGTCACGGACAGCCTGCCGGTGGCGGACGGTGAGGCGACGGTCTTTCTGGTCTTTATCGAGGTCGCCTACGCCGAGGGGGGGGCGGAAATCGTCCTGCTTCCCATGCACTTCGCCGTCCAGGAGAGTGCCCGACACCTGCTGGAGGAGTCACCCCAGTCCATCATCGCCCGCCTGCGCGTGGGCACGAAGGAAGGCCTGCTCTATGACGGGGTGCATAGTTGGGGATTGCGAGAGGCCCTGTTCGAGACAATTGCCCGCGGCAAGACGATCAGAATGAAGGGAGGTGAGCTGGTCGGTCGACGGAACCGGGCATTCAGAAATTTCCTGGCCGGGGCCGGAATGCCGGAGGCCTCGCAGATCCTGAAGGCGGAACAGACCAACACGGCGATCGTCTACGACCACAGCTTCTTTTTGAAGCTCTACCGTCGCCTGGAGGAAGGGGTAAACCCGGAGGCGGAAATGGGGAGGTTTCTCACCGAAGATATCCGCTTCGCCGGGGTCGCCCCGCTGATCGGCACCCTGGAGTATCGCCGGACCGTCGCCGAGCCGGTGGATATCGCCCTGCTCCAGGGATACATTCCGAGCCATGGGGATGCCTGGACGTTCACTCTGGACGAGGTCACCCGCTACTTCGACCGCGTTCTGTCCAGGACGGGGGCGCTCCGGGAGCCGCCGCCCCTGCCGCTCTCGCTCTTCGATCTCGATTTTGCCGCCGCCCCTCCGCTCATGCAGGAGCTGATCGGCGGCTTCTTCCTGGAGATGGTCGCCCTGCTCGGCAGAAGGAGCGGCGAGCTCCACCTGGCCCTCGCCTCCCGGCCGCAGGACCCGGCCTTCAGCCCGGAGCCCTTCTCCCTGCTCTACCAGCGCTCCGTCTACCAGTCGATGCGGAGCCTGGCGCGGCAGGTGCTCGTCCGCCTGGAGCGGAATCTGCAGCGACTCGCTCCGGAAGCCAGACCCGAGGCGCAGTGGCTGCTGGCCTCGGAGCAGGAGGTGCTGCAGCGGCTGCGCCGGTTCCTCGACCGGAAGTTTGCCGCCATGAAGATCCGCATCCACGGCGATTACCATCTCGGTCAGGTACTTTACACCGGCAAGGATTTCATCATCATCGATTTCGAGGGGGAACCGGCCCGGGCGATGAGCGAACGGCGGATCAAGCGCTCCCCCCTGCGGGACGTGGCGGGGATGATCCGTTCCTTCCATTATGCCGCCCATGCCGTTCTCCTCCAGCACGGGCAGCTGCGCAGCGAAGACGTCCCGGCTCTCGGCGAGTGGGCGGAAGCCTGGTATCGGCATGTCAGCGGGGTATTCCTCCATGCGTACCTGGGGACGGTCGCCAGCGCCTCCTTTGTCCCTGCGGAGCGGCACGACCTGGAAATCATGCTCGAGGCTTTTCTGCTGGACAAGGCGGTTTACGAGCTGGGTTACGAGCTCGACAACCGCCCCGACTGGGTCGGAGTCCCGCTGCGGGGCATCAGAGAACTGGTGGAGGGGCAGAGGTGAATGCTTCCTTCAAGATCGATTTCCGGCTGGTGCGGAAATGAAAAATGGCGCTGGCGCCGCCGGGGGCGGCAATGTTGCGGTGGGGGACGCCCGGGATCTTGACGTGCAGGCCAGTGACGGACGCTTCAGTTGTCTGGCGTTATGAGTTTGATGACCAGAACCCCGTTCACCCGTCACCTCGGGTCAGCCGCATGATCTCCTCGGTGCTCATCCGCGCCGTGGCGCTCCCGCGGACTCGAGCGAATCTCGGCAGATTCAATTTGCAAGTGCACCACCCAGGGCATCCCGCATGACTTCATAGGGTGTCCGGCAGCCTAAACACTTCCGGGGACGGTGGTTAAGACGCTTGACCGCCCGGTTTAATTCATCTTCTGGGACTTGGCTGAAATCGGAGTAGGCGGAGGGGACGTTCCTGATATTTGAAGATTCGTGATTTCCCCCAAGGTCTTTTCCTGATCTCTATCAGTAGTCAGAAGCGCCTCGGGAAGATTCAACTCTCCACTTCCCCCTCTTACCCCCTACTCCTCCCGCACCCGATACGCCCCCCGATGCGCCTCGGTATCGGCCCGGTGGGCGGCAAGGTCGGCGGCGACGCCGTCGACCTTTACCTCTGTGGTCGTATTTGACATTTAAACAGTATGGAGTGCCGCCCAGTTCCGTCCATGAACCACCCGATGGGGGCGGATAACTGGTCCTCTCCTGAAAACCCGGTTGCCGAGACCGACGAATTCGGTTATTTTCAACATAACTCCAAATCCGGAGAGAATCTGACGTGAAATCGGACGAGATTTTCCAGACTATCATTGGCCACCAGGACGAATTGTCCCGCCTCGGCGTGAGCCGCATCGGTCTGTTCGGTTCAGCCGTGCGCGGCGAGGCGAGACCGGAGAGTGATCTTGATTTTCTGGTGGAGTTTCGGCCGGGTGAAAAAAGCTACGACCACTTCTTTGAGCTGGCTGAGCTACTGGAGCGCCTGTTCGGCCGCAAGGTCGACCTGCTGACGGTTGACTCGGTCAGCCCCATCCTGCGTAAGCGGATTCTCCAAGAGGCCCGGTTTGAAACCATCCACTAGCTATCTCGAACACATCCTGATCGAAACTGAATACCTGCTGAAAACCTCCCGGTCTCTCAGCCAAGGTGAATTCCTTGCCGATGAAACACTGCAGCGGGCCTTCGTCCGAAGTCTGGAAATTATCGGTGAGGCCGTAAAAAATCTTCCCGA from Desulfuromonadales bacterium harbors:
- a CDS encoding putative maltokinase, whose amino-acid sequence is PIIDILEQTPPIPEGCQWGLFLRNHDELTLEMVTDEERDYMYRVYARDPRARINLGIRRRLAPLMGNDRRKIELMNVLLFTLPGTPILYYGDEIGMGDNYYLGDRDGVRTPMQWSPDRNAGFSMSNPQRLFLPVIIDPEYHFEAVSVETQARNPASLLWWMRRMIALRRQFKAFGRGSIEFLTQDNPKVLVFVRRCEEETILVLINLSRFSQAVEINHPRFAGFVPEDMFSRNRFPVLRESPYVILLGGHDYHLLLMRREAAAVTRKEEVLVPEISVEHRWEDVLEGKPLERLEQAILPDYLKKRRWFGGKGRTINRLSVTDSLPVADGEATVFLVFIEVAYAEGGAEIVLLPMHFAVQESARHLLEESPQSIIARLRVGTKEGLLYDGVHSWGLREALFETIARGKTIRMKGGELVGRRNRAFRNFLAGAGMPEASQILKAEQTNTAIVYDHSFFLKLYRRLEEGVNPEAEMGRFLTEDIRFAGVAPLIGTLEYRRTVAEPVDIALLQGYIPSHGDAWTFTLDEVTRYFDRVLSRTGALREPPPLPLSLFDLDFAAAPPLMQELIGGFFLEMVALLGRRSGELHLALASRPQDPAFSPEPFSLLYQRSVYQSMRSLARQVLVRLERNLQRLAPEARPEAQWLLASEQEVLQRLRRFLDRKFAAMKIRIHGDYHLGQVLYTGKDFIIIDFEGEPARAMSERRIKRSPLRDVAGMIRSFHYAAHAVLLQHGQLRSEDVPALGEWAEAWYRHVSGVFLHAYLGTVASASFVPAERHDLEIMLEAFLLDKAVYELGYELDNRPDWVGVPLRGIRELVEGQR
- a CDS encoding nucleotidyltransferase family protein, which translates into the protein MKSDEIFQTIIGHQDELSRLGVSRIGLFGSAVRGEARPESDLDFLVEFRPGEKSYDHFFELAELLERLFGRKVDLLTVDSVSPILRKRILQEARFETIH